Part of the Sebastes umbrosus isolate fSebUmb1 chromosome 3, fSebUmb1.pri, whole genome shotgun sequence genome is shown below.
cattttcatgtttttgcgccggccaccgtagttctccaacatgccTGGCAcgcgggagaagtttcagttggttgcaacctcaccgccacatcctacacactgcacctttaaaggggacatactgtatcatgctcattttcaggttttgggtttctactagaagatgtttgttttgcacctttaagaagttattcatttttatttaagacTATAAATAACtgaggttgtgtctagaaggaaACCTCTTTCAGAACTTGCAAAAACTGTCATGAGTCTTGCTGCCCGACAACcgatcctaaccttaaccattcaaggtcaatgcttcACGTTAACCATCTCCCGAAAGTTTCTCAATTTGTGCTTTACCTTGTAGACCTGACCAATAACTGGTGTCTCAGTGTGGACTGGGTCGAAGCTTGCtttgtattttcattcattttgtccGTCAGATGTATATTTAACTCTTTCTGCCTTTTCCAGATCCAAAACAAGAAACAGCATCTCCACACTCGTCACCAAATGAAGACGAGAGAAACGGAGACGCAGCCGCAGAAGACGGCCGAACGGAAGCTTCTGGAGTCGGGCCGTCGCCCGATCCCGTCGCCCCGATCCCAGTCCGGTCACGTCGTTCCACTCCGGACTCCCAGTGCGGCCTGCGCTCAATCCTGCTGCAGGTTCGAAACCTCGGGCTCGGCTACGACTCGGACGAGACCGTCCTCTTCAAGTACTGCGGCGGGACGTGTCCCCACGTTCGCTCCAACCACGACCTCACCCTGACCAACCTGCTGCTCAGCGGGGTGCTGCCCCAACCGGCGCCCGGGGAGCTGTGGCACAACGCGCCCTGCTGCCGGCCCACCCACCACGAGGACATGGCCTTCCTCGATAACTCGCACCGCTGGCACAAGGTGGAGAAGCTGTCGGCGGCGGGCTGCAGCTGCGTCGGCTAGACGGTTGAGAGGGGGGAAGTGAGAGGGTCGGGGAGTGTTTCTATTGTAATGTCTGTAAATGAAGAGTTTTATTCCAAAGTGACAAACAATTTAAGCTATTTTCCTTTTGAAAACCTCGTGAATCCAGTTGTGTTGATTTAAATGTTAGACTTCATCTAATGGGCCTCAGTAGGATCAGAATTTTATTACTTTTGGCATTTAAAAAGCTACTCCCACAGCAGTCAAGCTAAAACATACGGCTGCTCTTCTTGGTCTAAAAGGGGAAACGTGAACGGAGACGTGATTCTACTACAAGCTACTTGACTATTTTTATAAATAAGCTGACAACACGTATTTATTTAAAGCCTTCAGTGCAATTCTGGGGTTAACAGTAGAATGGATTATATGTACGAAGCTGcgtagatacagacaccacgCAGTGAAGCTCTTTACAAGTCAGACTTATCCGTCAAcacttttaaaacaaatgtatttatgtaagataagttatttatttatttgattccaTTCTTTTGTCATACTGATTAACTTATTTTGTAATGTGTTGATTGAGTGTGCAGTTCCTAATAAAGATAAACTTGTACAGAACTAACCAGTGTTGGGTTATTAGTGAGTGTTATTAGTATCAAGAGAGAAATTACATCATTAATTTATGCAAGAAAATGTTTATTCAAGGTTTTGtacaaaaatatatgttttgcacaCGTACAAAATCTGTGTgttcacagacacagaaactAAATGTGGGAGTAAGATCGCCACCATCAGAGGCCTGGACTAGGAAGCAGGattagtgaggtaacttcaggtttaacccttcagggtgtTTCTTCCTACGGCGGTGGTTCACTTTTTACTGAAGGGTaaatcgccatggtaactgatgctgaacagctaacctgcaccgcctactgaccaatcagagctcggtgagccgatcgtatgataatattacacaaagacGAAGacgttacagtcataatccagactaaaaacaacacagtttaaactgacagatgcagaaAGGACATCTGGCTGGATGCTgagggtgtttaccgctttggattatgtttttatatttatttttttactcgttctcaagtccgtttcacaccgccggagacggggacgcagctgacagaaggctgaaatagtcatacacgccacaACATTATCAATATCATAACATAAACTACTGTAATCTAATCATCCATTATGCTCTGAAAGCTTTTATAacatcactgccccatctagacgactatatctgacttttaaatattccgttaaattaataaacctgttaatttacgcattcgcACATCGGGAGTTtcttcttttgccagctgtccttcctgcatttggcagcttcaactgtgttactttaaGTCTGactatgtgtttaacttcttggtatttgtctaatataatAGTTTGCTCAAAAATGAACCTTCTCAGCATGCACACGTAGCTTCTGACTACTTCCACCGTCTCTACGTGGCCATggcgtcctcctcctccgtctcctcggGCTCCGCCCCCCACACCTGGACGCGTCCCTCCATTGCTGTGAGGAGGCAGGTGTCTGTGTGGTGGAAGGACAACGACTGGACCACGGCTTTCCCCACCGGCAGTTTCAACGACAAAGATCCCTGGAGGccaggaaaacaaacacatgcttTCAGAACGCTTTCTATATCTGTTTCTAACACAACGTTAGAACATACCTGTCTGAAGTTTGGTGGACGAATGTCTAATTTTGGAGGACTTATTGATTTCATGTGCTGGTGGGATGTAACTCGGAGGTTACAGGCTTCTGTCCTGTATGATAGTGAGCTGTTTAGTATCCGTGGACGTTTGAACTGAATGCCAACTAGCTCCttcttttgtctgtgtttgtctatttaaagggatagttcctAGAGTACATTTTACAAGTCTTGCCATTTTTTGAGAAACCCACTacatatattcattattatcattattttatttatttactttttaaaatatatttttctttagatatatatatatatttttttcttttctttatatatatatatacatatgtatatatgtatatatatatacatatatatatatatatatatatatatatatgtatacatatatatatatatatatgtatatatatatacatatatatatatatatatatatgtatacatatatatatatatatatatatgtatacatatatat
Proteins encoded:
- the LOC119484865 gene encoding persephin yields the protein MRSLLKLVVILFCVQRGEGRWLRSLIDPKQETASPHSSPNEDERNGDAAAEDGRTEASGVGPSPDPVAPIPVRSRRSTPDSQCGLRSILLQVRNLGLGYDSDETVLFKYCGGTCPHVRSNHDLTLTNLLLSGVLPQPAPGELWHNAPCCRPTHHEDMAFLDNSHRWHKVEKLSAAGCSCVG